In Prevotella sp. oral taxon 475, one DNA window encodes the following:
- a CDS encoding DUF6261 family protein, producing the protein MTKKSLPRSIRVDVGYMARFSNVVHMQYHRRLYDQVVAVDKEKLKLTDAVLAEWREAIDQEVELNKEATQSVHTARLVKLDAERDRLLTNFFGVIRIQKLSPVAAVQEAAQRAEVIFKPYAGIQNEALEAESGHIAGMFEDAKKCTADLTTLGLTAVLSQLRTVNAEFEQLGATRRHEAVEAKRPSATAIRPKTDEALEFVVQHIQGSYLFSTVEADRLLIYSLAAEMNKITADFKASHKSSDAQKKKHPGDGKKPGGNPGGGNPGGGKKPDDGGKNPGGNPGGGGKTPDPGKDPGKDPEKEKELDEIEKMLTPLIPAFEKEIGDRPGSLSFAREVVGTGKDRRFKFYNSRTKVWTWATLRADGTLAPWGG; encoded by the coding sequence ATGACAAAAAAATCATTACCCCGATCAATTCGGGTAGATGTGGGCTACATGGCCCGGTTTTCTAACGTTGTTCACATGCAGTACCACCGTCGGCTCTACGACCAGGTGGTGGCGGTAGACAAAGAGAAGCTCAAACTGACGGACGCCGTACTGGCAGAATGGCGCGAGGCCATCGACCAGGAGGTGGAACTCAACAAAGAGGCCACGCAATCGGTGCACACCGCTCGGCTGGTGAAACTCGATGCCGAGCGCGACCGGCTGCTGACGAACTTCTTCGGCGTGATTCGCATCCAGAAACTCTCGCCCGTGGCTGCTGTGCAAGAGGCTGCCCAGCGCGCGGAAGTGATTTTCAAGCCCTACGCCGGCATCCAGAACGAGGCCCTCGAGGCCGAAAGCGGACACATCGCCGGGATGTTTGAAGATGCCAAGAAATGCACCGCCGACCTCACCACACTGGGGCTCACGGCCGTGCTCTCGCAGCTGCGCACGGTGAACGCCGAGTTTGAACAGCTGGGAGCCACTCGCCGGCATGAGGCCGTCGAGGCCAAACGGCCCAGCGCCACGGCCATTCGCCCCAAAACGGACGAGGCGCTCGAGTTCGTCGTTCAGCACATTCAGGGCAGCTACCTCTTCTCTACCGTCGAGGCCGATCGGCTGCTGATCTACTCGCTGGCCGCGGAGATGAATAAAATTACGGCCGACTTTAAAGCCAGTCATAAGTCCAGCGATGCCCAAAAGAAAAAACATCCCGGCGACGGCAAAAAACCGGGTGGCAATCCTGGCGGAGGTAATCCCGGCGGCGGTAAAAAGCCCGATGACGGCGGAAAAAATCCTGGCGGCAATCCTGGTGGTGGCGGAAAGACGCCCGATCCTGGCAAAGATCCCGGAAAGGATCCCGAGAAGGAAAAAGAACTGGACGAAATAGAAAAGATGCTCACTCCGCTCATCCCCGCCTTTGAGAAAGAGATTGGGGATCGTCCCGGCTCTCTCTCCTTCGCCCGCGAAGTGGTGGGCACGGGCAAAGATCGCCGCTTTAAGTTCTACAACAGTCGCACAAAGGTGTGGACCTGGGCCACACTCCGCGCCGACGGAACGCTCGCGCCGTGGGGGGGCTAG
- a CDS encoding transketolase, protein MNDKKLMNLAADNIRILAASMVEKAKSGHPGGAMGGADFINVLFSEFLIYDPENPTWEGRDRFFLDPGHMSPMLYSALALQGRFTLDELKDFRQWGSPTPGHPERDITRGIENTSGPLGQGHAYGAGAAIAEKYLETKLGRTMMQHTIYIYISDGGVQEEISQGVGRLAGALGLDNIIMFYDSNDIQLSTECGVVTAEDTAAKYEAWGWKVLTIDGNDADEIRQALHQAQQEQQRPTLIIGNTVMGKGALRADGSSFEHHIGTHGAPLGGEAYVKTILHIGGNPDNPFVIFPEVEQLYARRREELKEIVAHRHAAEQAWASENPDRAAQMREWFSGKAPQVDWSALTQKADAATRVGSAACLGVLAEQVENMICSSADLSNSDRTDGFLNKTHDIRRSDFSGAFLQAGVSELTMACMCIGMYLHGGIIPACGTFFVFSDYMKPAIRMAALMRVPIKFVWSHDAFRVGEDGPTHQPVEQEAQIRLMEKLQNHQGEDSVRVFRPADVNETTVCWQMAMENMSTPTALILSRQNVKNLHPETDYTQARRGAYIVAGSDERFDVILLASGSEVATLEAGAELLRKDHLRVRIVSVPSEGLFRRQSKEYQEQILPRGAKIFGLTAGLPVTLESLVGSNGRVFGLEHFGHSAPFKVLDEKFGFTAENVYAQVKAFLAED, encoded by the coding sequence ATGAACGACAAAAAACTGATGAACCTGGCTGCGGATAATATTCGAATCCTCGCGGCATCGATGGTAGAAAAAGCAAAATCGGGACATCCCGGCGGAGCCATGGGAGGAGCCGACTTTATCAATGTGCTCTTCTCCGAATTTCTGATTTATGATCCCGAAAACCCCACTTGGGAAGGACGCGATCGCTTTTTTCTCGATCCGGGACATATGTCGCCCATGCTCTATTCGGCCTTAGCATTGCAAGGACGGTTTACGCTCGACGAACTGAAAGACTTCCGTCAGTGGGGTTCGCCCACGCCCGGCCATCCCGAACGAGATATAACCCGCGGCATCGAAAATACCTCGGGTCCCTTAGGGCAAGGCCATGCCTATGGTGCAGGAGCTGCGATAGCTGAGAAATATCTCGAAACGAAACTCGGTCGCACGATGATGCAGCACACCATATATATATATATATCCGACGGCGGCGTGCAAGAAGAAATATCCCAGGGAGTGGGTCGACTGGCCGGAGCTCTTGGGCTCGACAACATCATCATGTTCTACGATTCCAACGACATACAACTCTCTACCGAGTGTGGCGTAGTGACAGCCGAAGACACCGCTGCCAAATATGAGGCGTGGGGTTGGAAAGTACTCACCATCGATGGTAACGATGCCGACGAGATTCGTCAAGCCCTGCATCAGGCACAGCAAGAGCAGCAACGCCCAACACTCATTATCGGCAACACCGTGATGGGAAAGGGTGCACTTCGGGCCGACGGTTCGAGCTTCGAACATCACATCGGCACGCACGGAGCACCGCTCGGTGGTGAAGCCTATGTGAAGACCATTCTCCATATCGGCGGAAATCCCGACAACCCCTTTGTCATCTTCCCCGAGGTGGAGCAACTCTACGCCCGACGTAGAGAAGAACTCAAAGAAATCGTTGCCCATCGGCATGCCGCCGAGCAGGCCTGGGCCAGTGAGAATCCCGATCGGGCGGCACAGATGCGAGAATGGTTCAGCGGAAAAGCCCCGCAGGTGGATTGGAGTGCGCTGACCCAGAAGGCCGATGCCGCCACGCGTGTAGGGTCTGCGGCATGTTTGGGTGTGCTGGCCGAGCAGGTAGAGAACATGATTTGTTCTTCGGCCGACCTCTCCAACAGCGACCGAACCGACGGATTTCTCAACAAAACCCATGACATCCGCCGGTCCGACTTCTCCGGAGCCTTCCTCCAAGCCGGTGTCAGCGAGCTCACCATGGCCTGCATGTGCATCGGCATGTACCTGCATGGCGGTATCATTCCGGCCTGCGGCACCTTCTTCGTTTTCTCCGACTACATGAAGCCCGCCATTCGCATGGCCGCCCTGATGCGGGTACCGATTAAGTTTGTTTGGTCGCACGACGCCTTCCGCGTAGGTGAAGATGGACCAACGCATCAGCCTGTAGAACAAGAAGCGCAAATCCGACTGATGGAGAAATTGCAGAACCATCAGGGCGAAGACTCCGTGCGTGTGTTCCGTCCTGCCGATGTCAACGAGACCACTGTATGTTGGCAGATGGCGATGGAGAACATGAGCACCCCGACGGCCTTGATTCTCTCGCGGCAGAACGTGAAGAACCTGCACCCCGAGACCGACTACACCCAGGCGCGCCGTGGAGCCTATATCGTGGCCGGCAGCGACGAACGCTTCGACGTCATCCTCTTGGCTTCGGGTTCAGAAGTGGCAACCCTCGAGGCCGGAGCCGAACTCCTGCGTAAAGACCACCTGCGTGTGCGCATCGTCAGTGTGCCCTCCGAAGGCCTCTTCCGTCGGCAGAGTAAAGAATATCAGGAGCAGATTCTCCCGCGGGGAGCGAAAATCTTCGGGCTCACCGCCGGACTGCCTGTCACCCTCGAGAGCCTCGTGGGCAGCAACGGGCGTGTATTCGGATTGGAACATTTCGGCCACTCGGCCCCCTTCAAAGTGCTCGACGAGAAATTCGGGTTCACCGCCGAAAACGTTTATGCGCAGGTAAAAGCCTTCCTGGCAGAAGACTAA
- the rpiB gene encoding ribose 5-phosphate isomerase B has translation MEVKTIGIACDHAGFPLKQYVLQYLEERGYAYKDYGTYSDQSCDYPDFAHALAQGIESDEVYPGIGICGSGEGIAMTLNKHQGVRAGLAWNREIAHLIRQHNDANVLVMPGRFVDNNTARGILDEFFKTTFEGGRHQNRVNKIPVK, from the coding sequence ATGGAAGTAAAAACCATCGGAATTGCTTGCGATCACGCAGGATTTCCCCTCAAACAGTACGTTCTGCAATATCTTGAAGAGCGTGGCTACGCCTATAAAGATTACGGCACCTACAGCGATCAGAGTTGCGACTATCCCGACTTTGCCCACGCCTTGGCCCAGGGCATCGAGAGTGACGAAGTGTATCCCGGCATCGGCATTTGCGGTAGCGGAGAAGGCATTGCCATGACGCTGAACAAACACCAGGGCGTGCGCGCCGGACTGGCTTGGAATCGGGAGATAGCCCACCTCATCCGCCAGCACAACGACGCCAACGTGCTCGTCATGCCCGGCCGATTTGTAGACAACAACACCGCCCGCGGCATTCTCGACGAGTTTTTCAAAACCACCTTCGAAGGTGGGCGCCACCAGAACCGGGTGAACAAAATCCCTGTGAAATAA
- a CDS encoding YgiQ family radical SAM protein, producing the protein MKDYRLSDFLPTTKKECQLRGWEQLDVILFSGDAYVDHPSFGAAVIGRCLEAAGYKVAIVPQPDWHGDFRDFKKLGRPRLFFGVSPGCMDSMVNKYTANKRLRSEDAYSPDGRHDCRPDYPSVVYTQILKSLFPDVPVVLGGIEASMRRLTHYDYWQDRVRRCILCDSGADIILYGMGEKSILQLCTAIAAGRSIDSIHDIPQTVFLVDQDNVPGGIGQQDILLHSHEECLRNKKAQADNFRHIEEEANKVHAQRLLQAVDRRYVVVNPPYPVLTTAELDATFDLPYTRLPHPKYKDKRIPAYEMIKFSVNLHQGCFGGCSFCTISAHQGKFVVCRSKESILREVKQVIQMPNFKGYLSDLGGPSANMYGMAGRNKRACEVCKRPSCINPDICPNLNTDHSSLLDIYRSVDALPGIKKSFIGSGVRYDLLLHKSRDERTNQAAQEYTRELIRHHVSGRLKVAPEHTSDEVLRQMRKPSFSQFEAFKRIFDRINQSENLRQQIIPYFMSSHPGCREEDMAQLAVHTKRLDFHLEQIQDFTPTPMTVSTEAWYTGYDPYTLQPVFSAKSPRDKNAQRQFFFWYKPEERPSIERELRRIGRPELIKELYPNATPSFSVKRKAPSPSPPTKGKRKKKSN; encoded by the coding sequence TTGAAAGACTACAGACTATCCGATTTTCTGCCCACCACCAAGAAAGAATGCCAACTGAGAGGATGGGAACAATTAGACGTCATTCTCTTCTCGGGCGATGCCTACGTAGACCATCCCTCGTTCGGAGCGGCCGTCATCGGGCGATGTCTCGAGGCTGCGGGCTATAAGGTGGCCATCGTGCCGCAACCCGACTGGCACGGCGACTTCCGCGACTTCAAAAAGCTGGGCCGCCCACGGCTCTTCTTCGGCGTCTCCCCTGGCTGCATGGACTCGATGGTCAACAAATACACCGCTAACAAGCGACTTCGGTCGGAAGACGCCTACAGTCCCGACGGCCGACACGACTGCCGCCCCGACTATCCCTCCGTCGTCTACACCCAGATTCTCAAAAGCCTCTTCCCCGACGTGCCCGTCGTCCTCGGCGGAATCGAAGCCTCCATGCGCCGCCTCACCCACTACGACTACTGGCAAGACCGCGTGCGCCGCTGCATCCTCTGCGACTCCGGGGCCGACATCATCCTCTACGGCATGGGTGAGAAATCCATTCTGCAACTCTGCACCGCCATTGCTGCCGGCCGATCCATCGACAGCATCCACGACATTCCGCAAACCGTCTTCCTCGTCGACCAAGACAACGTGCCCGGCGGAATCGGCCAGCAAGACATCCTTCTCCACAGCCACGAAGAATGCCTGCGCAACAAAAAAGCCCAAGCCGACAACTTCCGCCACATCGAAGAAGAAGCCAACAAAGTGCACGCCCAACGACTGCTCCAAGCCGTAGACCGCCGATACGTCGTCGTCAATCCCCCCTACCCCGTGCTCACCACCGCCGAGCTCGACGCCACCTTCGACCTGCCCTACACCCGCCTGCCCCATCCCAAATACAAAGACAAGCGCATCCCGGCCTACGAGATGATCAAATTCTCGGTCAACCTGCACCAAGGCTGTTTCGGCGGCTGTTCCTTCTGCACCATCTCGGCCCATCAAGGCAAATTCGTCGTATGTCGGTCGAAAGAAAGCATCCTGCGCGAGGTGAAACAAGTCATCCAGATGCCCAACTTCAAGGGCTATCTCTCCGACCTTGGCGGCCCCTCGGCCAACATGTACGGCATGGCCGGCCGCAACAAGCGCGCCTGCGAAGTATGCAAACGCCCCTCGTGCATCAACCCTGACATCTGCCCCAATCTCAACACCGATCACTCCTCCCTGCTCGACATCTACCGTTCCGTCGACGCCTTGCCCGGCATCAAGAAAAGTTTCATCGGCAGCGGCGTGCGCTACGACCTCCTCCTGCACAAAAGTCGAGACGAACGCACCAATCAGGCCGCCCAGGAATACACCCGCGAACTGATACGCCATCACGTCAGCGGTCGTCTCAAGGTGGCCCCCGAGCACACCAGCGACGAAGTGCTCCGTCAGATGCGCAAGCCCAGCTTCAGTCAGTTCGAAGCCTTCAAGCGCATCTTCGACCGCATCAACCAGTCCGAAAATCTGCGCCAGCAAATCATCCCCTACTTCATGAGCAGCCACCCCGGCTGTCGCGAAGAAGACATGGCCCAACTGGCCGTGCACACCAAGCGGCTCGACTTCCACCTCGAACAGATACAAGACTTCACCCCCACGCCCATGACCGTGAGCACCGAAGCCTGGTACACCGGCTACGACCCCTACACCCTCCAGCCCGTGTTCAGTGCCAAATCGCCTCGCGACAAAAACGCCCAACGCCAATTCTTCTTCTGGTACAAACCCGAAGAGCGTCCCTCCATCGAACGCGAGCTACGCCGAATCGGCCGCCCCGAGCTCATCAAAGAACTCTACCCAAACGCCACCCCCTCGTTCTCCGTCAAAAGAAAAGCCCCCAGTCCCTCTCCCCCGACAAAGGGGAAGCGCAAAAAGAAATCCAATTGA